One window of the Niallia circulans genome contains the following:
- the ruvB gene encoding Holliday junction branch migration DNA helicase RuvB, with protein MDDRIISSEADNQDLSFEKSLRPIQLQEYIGQDKVKENLKVFIEAAKYREEALDHVLLYGPPGLGKTTLATIIANEMGVNIRTTAGPAIERPGDLAAILTALEPGDVLFIDEIHRLPRAIEEVLYPAMEDYCLDIVIGKGPSARSVRLDLPPFTLVGATTRAGSVSAPLRDRFGVLSRLEYYEVDQLKDIVSRTADVLQIGIEDLAAWEIARRSRGTPRIANRLLRRVRDFAQVKGDGMITKELADHSLELLQVDRLGLDHIDHKLLLGMIYKFKGGPVGLETIAATIGEEAHTIEDVYEPYLLQIGFLQRTPRGRSVTHLVYEHLNIKLD; from the coding sequence ATGGATGATCGAATTATTTCAAGTGAAGCAGATAATCAAGATTTATCATTTGAAAAAAGTCTTCGACCCATTCAATTACAGGAATATATTGGGCAAGATAAAGTAAAAGAAAATTTAAAAGTGTTTATTGAAGCGGCTAAATATAGAGAAGAAGCTCTCGATCACGTATTGTTATATGGCCCACCTGGATTAGGGAAAACCACACTTGCTACGATTATTGCTAATGAAATGGGAGTTAATATTCGAACAACTGCTGGTCCAGCAATCGAAAGACCAGGTGATTTAGCAGCAATTTTAACTGCCTTAGAACCAGGTGATGTGTTGTTTATTGATGAAATACATCGCTTGCCGCGAGCTATTGAAGAAGTCTTATATCCTGCAATGGAAGATTACTGTTTAGACATTGTAATAGGCAAAGGTCCTAGCGCTCGGTCAGTCCGGCTAGATTTACCTCCATTCACGCTTGTGGGTGCGACAACCAGAGCTGGTTCCGTTTCTGCACCGTTAAGAGATCGTTTTGGGGTTCTATCTAGATTGGAATATTATGAGGTAGATCAACTCAAAGATATTGTTTCCCGAACAGCAGATGTACTTCAAATTGGAATAGAGGACCTTGCCGCATGGGAAATTGCTAGACGTTCAAGAGGAACACCTCGAATTGCGAATCGCCTTTTACGAAGAGTGCGGGATTTTGCACAAGTAAAGGGTGATGGAATGATAACGAAAGAATTGGCAGATCATTCCCTTGAACTTTTGCAAGTAGACCGTTTAGGGTTAGATCATATTGACCATAAATTATTACTAGGAATGATTTATAAATTTAAAGGTGGACCTGTAGGATTAGAAACCATTGCTGCTACAATTGGAGAAGAAGCACATACGATTGAAGATGTCTATGAACCATATTTGCTGCAGATTGGTTTCTTGCAGCGAACTCCTAGAGGAAGAAGTGTCACCCATCTTGTTTATGAACATTTAAATATAAAATTGGATTGA
- a CDS encoding DUF2905 domain-containing protein, translated as MNDIPKYIMTIGVIVFLIGLVMQLVPIGKLPGDILIKKEHSTFYFPITTCIVISIILSLVFYFIGKFR; from the coding sequence ATGAATGACATTCCTAAGTATATAATGACTATTGGTGTGATTGTATTTCTTATTGGATTAGTAATGCAGTTAGTCCCGATTGGAAAACTTCCAGGTGACATTTTGATAAAAAAAGAGCATTCAACTTTTTATTTTCCGATTACAACTTGTATTGTGATTAGTATTATTTTATCTTTAGTTTTTTATTTTATTGGGAAATTTCGCTAA
- a CDS encoding YhcN/YlaJ family sporulation lipoprotein, with translation MRKVKLVAPVLLTLSFGLTGCGVNEDETADRNRLNNTRPIGYYSNEQHEGNNGVGNTDNDGPITEMMDHTFGDEGNRNGSNVRNVNNRNGTNVRNINNRNNDHDNVNTNDRDERVSYDTELAEKISDRVTKMDNVKNARTLVYRENVLVALEVENTKNIAKTKAQVKDKLNDLLNGRDISVVTDRGVFNSIEDINRSIRNGQPRQTINNNIENIFQDLNPARDNR, from the coding sequence ATGCGTAAAGTTAAACTAGTTGCTCCAGTTCTGTTGACACTGTCTTTTGGATTGACAGGTTGTGGTGTAAATGAGGATGAGACTGCTGATCGAAATCGCCTTAATAATACTAGGCCGATTGGATACTATTCAAATGAACAGCATGAAGGAAACAATGGCGTCGGCAATACAGATAACGATGGACCAATTACAGAAATGATGGACCATACTTTTGGGGATGAAGGCAATAGAAATGGATCGAATGTTCGAAATGTAAACAATAGAAACGGAACAAACGTTAGAAATATAAATAATCGCAACAATGATCATGATAACGTAAATACAAATGATCGGGATGAAAGAGTATCCTATGACACGGAATTAGCTGAAAAAATATCCGATCGGGTTACTAAAATGGATAATGTTAAAAATGCACGGACGCTTGTTTATAGAGAGAACGTTTTAGTTGCATTGGAAGTTGAAAACACAAAGAATATAGCCAAAACAAAAGCGCAGGTAAAAGACAAACTAAATGATTTACTAAATGGAAGAGATATTTCAGTCGTCACAGATAGAGGAGTATTTAACAGTATAGAAGATATAAATCGTTCGATTCGAAATGGTCAGCCGCGACAAACGATTAACAATAATATTGAAAATATTTTTCAGGATTTAAATCCTGCAAGAGATAACAGATAA
- the queA gene encoding tRNA preQ1(34) S-adenosylmethionine ribosyltransferase-isomerase QueA yields MKVDLFDFHLPEELIAQTPLEDRTSSRLMIVNKETGDLEHRKFKDIYEYINPGDCLVLNDTRVLPARLHGEKEDTGAHIEVLLLKQQKDDMWETLVKPAKRVKEGTVISFGDGTLKAVCVKELEHGGRILDFQYEGIFYEILDQLGEMPLPPYIKEKLDDQDRYQTVYAKERGSAAAPTAGLHFTTELLDALKKKGVHIAFITLHVGLGTFRPVNVEDVDKHEMHAEFYQLNKETAALLNKVRGQGGRIISVGTTSTRTLETIAAANNGEFVESSGWTSIFIYPGYEFKGIDGMITNFHLPKSTLIMLVSALAGRENVLHAYETAVKERYRFFSFGDAMFIQ; encoded by the coding sequence ATGAAAGTAGATTTATTTGATTTTCATTTACCAGAAGAATTAATTGCGCAAACTCCATTAGAGGATCGTACAAGCAGCAGACTCATGATCGTTAATAAAGAAACTGGCGATTTAGAACATCGCAAATTTAAAGATATATACGAGTATATTAATCCTGGAGATTGTTTAGTATTAAATGATACAAGGGTATTGCCAGCAAGATTACATGGCGAGAAAGAAGATACTGGAGCACATATTGAAGTATTATTGCTGAAGCAGCAAAAAGATGACATGTGGGAAACACTTGTTAAGCCGGCAAAAAGAGTTAAAGAAGGTACCGTAATTTCCTTTGGAGATGGAACACTAAAAGCGGTTTGTGTAAAAGAGTTGGAACACGGTGGTCGTATTCTTGATTTTCAATATGAGGGCATTTTTTATGAAATCTTGGATCAACTCGGCGAGATGCCGCTGCCTCCTTATATTAAAGAAAAACTAGACGATCAGGATCGTTATCAAACTGTTTACGCGAAGGAAAGGGGATCTGCAGCAGCTCCAACAGCAGGGCTCCATTTTACGACAGAATTGTTAGATGCGCTGAAAAAGAAAGGTGTACATATTGCCTTTATTACTCTGCATGTCGGTCTAGGCACTTTCCGGCCTGTAAACGTCGAAGATGTAGATAAGCATGAAATGCATGCTGAGTTTTATCAGCTTAACAAGGAAACAGCTGCTTTATTAAATAAAGTAAGAGGTCAGGGCGGACGAATAATTTCTGTAGGAACAACCTCAACTAGAACACTTGAAACAATTGCTGCTGCGAATAATGGTGAATTTGTAGAAAGCAGTGGCTGGACAAGTATCTTTATTTACCCTGGATATGAATTTAAAGGAATTGATGGCATGATTACGAATTTCCATTTGCCTAAATCGACGTTAATTATGCTAGTAAGTGCACTGGCAGGAAGAGAGAATGTACTTCATGCTTATGAAACAGCAGTCAAAGAAAGATATCGTTTCTTTAGTTTTGGCGATGCAATGTTTATACAATAG
- a CDS encoding intercompartmental signaling factor BofC: protein MKTRFLLFSTVLLVSILTVFLSNGQVYGKTGSGVSQNENPKKLEVVLQRIYLDGEMSEETIEETVWSMEDFWSKYDKWQLVDMTSRELVFKQEVDDISPLLKTNGYFGINEEGILTIYNGKPAEENIIQSFFQIDLKKLESKQHEDLQKGIPIKSRDRYVKVLETFKNLTTIETTN, encoded by the coding sequence ATGAAAACCAGATTCCTTTTATTTTCAACTGTTCTTCTTGTCAGTATTCTTACTGTCTTTTTATCTAATGGACAAGTATATGGAAAGACTGGAAGCGGTGTCTCTCAAAATGAGAATCCTAAAAAGTTGGAAGTCGTATTGCAAAGGATTTATTTAGACGGAGAAATGAGTGAAGAAACAATAGAAGAGACAGTATGGTCGATGGAAGATTTCTGGTCAAAGTATGATAAATGGCAGCTGGTAGATATGACAAGCAGGGAGCTTGTTTTTAAACAAGAAGTTGATGATATATCACCATTGTTGAAAACAAATGGTTATTTTGGTATTAATGAAGAAGGGATATTAACCATTTATAATGGAAAACCTGCTGAAGAGAACATTATTCAGTCCTTTTTCCAGATTGATCTGAAGAAACTGGAATCGAAACAACATGAAGATTTACAAAAAGGGATTCCGATTAAATCAAGAGATCGCTATGTTAAAGTACTAGAAACCTTTAAAAACTTAACAACAATTGAAACTACTAATTAA
- the yajC gene encoding preprotein translocase subunit YajC — translation MGNLAGLLPFILMFVLFYFLLIRPQQKRQRAVRDMQSSLKKGDKIVTIGGMHATIDAIDEGTVVLKAKDGSRLTFDRNAIREVVESSAAVASPTLEKTEQ, via the coding sequence ATGGGAAATTTAGCTGGTTTACTACCGTTTATTTTAATGTTTGTACTATTCTATTTCTTGCTTATCCGTCCACAGCAAAAGCGTCAAAGAGCTGTGCGTGATATGCAGAGTAGCTTAAAAAAAGGGGACAAGATTGTCACGATTGGCGGCATGCATGCTACAATCGATGCAATTGATGAAGGAACGGTTGTGTTAAAAGCAAAAGATGGTTCACGCCTGACATTTGATCGTAATGCAATTCGTGAAGTCGTAGAATCCTCTGCTGCAGTAGCTAGTCCAACATTAGAAAAAACAGAACAATAA
- the tgt gene encoding tRNA guanosine(34) transglycosylase Tgt, with translation MTAIRYEFIKTCKQTGARLGIVHTPHGSFETPAFMPVGTLATVKTMAPEDLKTMGANIILSNTYHLWLRPGHDIVKEAGGLHKFMNWDKAILTDSGGFQVFSLSDFRKIEEEGVHFRNHLNGDKLFLSPEKAMEIQNALGSDIMMAFDECPPYPAEYDYMKKSVERTSRWAERCLKAHNRPEDQGLFGIIQGGEYEELRKQSARDLVSLDLPGYAVGGLSVGEPKDVMNRVLEFTTPLMPDNKPRYLMGVGSPDSLIDGAIRGIDMFDCVLPTRIARNGTVMTSEGRLVVKNAKYARDFGPLDPDCDCYTCKNYSRAYIRHLIRCDETFGIRLTSYHNLYFLLNLMENVRDAIRNDRLGDFKEEFFERYGFNKPNAKNF, from the coding sequence TTGACAGCAATACGTTATGAATTCATAAAAACTTGTAAGCAAACAGGCGCCAGATTGGGGATTGTGCATACACCTCATGGATCTTTTGAAACGCCGGCTTTTATGCCAGTTGGAACGTTAGCAACAGTAAAAACAATGGCTCCAGAAGATTTAAAAACGATGGGAGCAAATATCATTTTAAGTAATACGTATCATTTATGGCTAAGACCAGGTCATGACATTGTAAAAGAAGCGGGCGGGCTTCATAAATTCATGAATTGGGATAAAGCGATATTAACGGACTCTGGCGGATTTCAAGTTTTTAGTTTAAGTGATTTCCGCAAAATTGAGGAAGAAGGTGTACATTTTCGTAACCACTTAAATGGGGATAAATTATTCCTTTCTCCAGAAAAAGCAATGGAAATCCAAAATGCATTAGGGTCAGATATTATGATGGCATTTGACGAGTGTCCGCCATACCCAGCAGAATATGATTATATGAAGAAATCAGTGGAACGTACTTCTCGTTGGGCAGAACGCTGCCTAAAGGCACATAATCGTCCAGAGGATCAAGGTTTATTTGGTATTATTCAGGGTGGAGAATACGAAGAACTTCGCAAACAAAGTGCAAGAGACTTAGTTTCTTTAGATTTACCTGGCTATGCAGTCGGTGGATTATCAGTTGGAGAACCTAAGGATGTGATGAATCGTGTCCTCGAATTTACAACACCATTAATGCCGGATAATAAACCGCGTTATTTAATGGGAGTAGGTTCACCAGATTCATTAATCGATGGTGCGATTCGTGGGATTGATATGTTTGATTGTGTGTTACCAACTAGAATAGCAAGAAATGGTACGGTGATGACAAGTGAAGGCCGTCTTGTTGTGAAAAACGCTAAATATGCTAGAGATTTTGGACCTTTGGATCCAGATTGTGATTGCTATACTTGTAAAAATTATAGCCGGGCATATATTCGTCACCTTATTCGATGTGACGAAACATTCGGAATAAGGCTTACATCTTACCATAATCTATATTTTCTGTTAAACTTAATGGAGAATGTCCGAGACGCAATCAGAAACGACCGTTTAGGAGATTTTAAAGAAGAGTTTTTCGAACGTTATGGATTTAATAAGCCGAACGCTAAAAACTTTTAA
- a CDS encoding transcription repressor NadR, with product MTESKKMLGEERRAYILTLLKEKNRPYTGSELSKLTNVSRQIIVGDITLLKAKNEPILATSQGYLYLQESKPMLYERIIACNHPPEKTEEELNILVDNGVTVKDVTIEHPVYGDLTASILVSNRKEVKQFMKKIKHTNAAYLSELTAGIHLHTITAPSLDTLLEAEEALRKADFLMEEEA from the coding sequence ATGACTGAATCAAAAAAAATGCTTGGTGAAGAAAGAAGGGCTTATATTCTTACTTTACTAAAAGAGAAAAATCGACCTTATACCGGCAGTGAACTTTCAAAATTGACAAATGTTAGTAGACAAATAATTGTTGGAGATATTACACTGCTAAAGGCGAAAAATGAACCAATTTTGGCAACTAGTCAAGGCTATTTATATTTACAAGAATCAAAACCGATGCTCTACGAAAGAATTATTGCGTGTAATCATCCACCAGAAAAAACGGAGGAAGAGTTAAATATCCTTGTTGATAATGGAGTAACTGTTAAGGATGTCACAATTGAACATCCAGTATACGGCGATTTGACGGCTTCCATCCTCGTCTCTAATCGAAAAGAAGTGAAACAATTTATGAAGAAAATTAAGCATACAAATGCTGCTTATTTATCTGAATTAACGGCAGGTATTCATCTGCATACCATTACCGCACCATCCCTTGATACATTACTAGAGGCAGAAGAAGCTTTACGAAAAGCAGATTTTTTAATGGAAGAAGAAGCTTAA
- the safA gene encoding SafA/ExsA family spore coat assembly protein gives MKIHIVQKGDTLWEIAKKYGVNFEELKSLNSQLTNTDMIMPGMKIKVPTLGGSIKKEAPQMGSKKEMPITMEPIVKEAPKKEMPVKETPKKEAPKKEMPKKEIPKEKPFTPKMPAPIIPEIDITNYYSMNMTNVDVDIDVEMKEKPAPVKPTPVKPAPVKPAPVKPAPAKPAPVKPMPAKPAPTKPEPTQLAPVLPNQEPVQKDVCPPIVPYQPYCYEVSPMMPGSGFPPGVCPPEGVPVEQVASQVYPTFPGVEFTEKHHWEESSSSYSAFINQAPSHVNQIPQENSQKPWAQFSQMPIENEPTSHVAGAAQKPNVAHKPNAPTHTAVHPTITLPVKEDCGCGPSFPTASNFQVDGMMKGATSGKGGMPQGFDPQMGGHPMGGGFDPGMGGMPQGFDPQMGGHPMGGGFDPGMGGMPQGFGPEMGGYLMGGGFNPGKGGMPQGFDPQMGGHPMGGGFDPGMGGMPQGFDPQMGGHPMGGGFDPGMGGMPQGFGPEMGGHPMGGGFNPGMGGMPQGFGPEMGGHPMSGGFNPGMGGMPQGFGPEMGGHPMGGGFNPGMGGMPQGFGPEMGGHPMGGGFNPGMDMRGVPQGFGLELGGYPMAGGFTSGMEMGGHPIGYQPSINQSPYPQDAVGNTPISYTTENYGADQEAPSYEGSSMAQPVSTDVTSPVYGPGGNAPVFTPPYNPTIGQPPFMNPYGMNQGTPFGMPRYQEDESSDL, from the coding sequence GTGAAGATCCATATTGTTCAGAAAGGGGATACTCTTTGGGAAATTGCCAAAAAATATGGGGTGAATTTCGAAGAGTTAAAGTCGTTAAATTCCCAATTGACTAATACTGATATGATTATGCCTGGCATGAAAATTAAAGTCCCTACTTTAGGAGGGAGTATAAAGAAAGAAGCTCCTCAAATGGGATCAAAAAAAGAAATGCCGATTACGATGGAACCAATTGTGAAAGAAGCACCGAAAAAAGAAATGCCAGTAAAAGAAACACCAAAAAAAGAAGCGCCAAAAAAGGAAATGCCCAAAAAAGAGATACCAAAAGAGAAACCATTTACACCAAAAATGCCTGCTCCAATCATTCCCGAAATTGATATAACGAATTATTATTCCATGAATATGACTAATGTTGATGTGGATATTGATGTGGAAATGAAAGAAAAACCGGCACCGGTAAAACCGACACCAGTAAAACCGGCACCAGTAAAACCAGCACCAGTAAAACCGGCACCAGCCAAACCAGCACCAGTAAAACCAATGCCAGCCAAACCAGCACCAACAAAGCCTGAACCAACACAACTTGCACCTGTTTTGCCAAATCAAGAACCAGTTCAAAAAGATGTATGTCCACCCATTGTCCCTTATCAGCCTTATTGTTATGAAGTATCGCCAATGATGCCAGGTAGCGGTTTTCCTCCAGGGGTTTGCCCTCCTGAAGGAGTTCCGGTTGAACAAGTTGCATCCCAAGTTTATCCAACATTTCCTGGAGTAGAATTTACAGAAAAACACCATTGGGAAGAGTCTTCCTCGTCCTATTCTGCTTTTATAAATCAGGCGCCTTCCCATGTTAATCAGATACCACAGGAAAATAGTCAAAAACCATGGGCTCAGTTTAGTCAGATGCCTATAGAGAATGAACCTACTTCCCATGTAGCTGGTGCAGCTCAAAAACCAAATGTTGCGCATAAACCAAATGCACCTACGCACACAGCGGTTCATCCGACTATTACTCTTCCTGTTAAAGAGGATTGTGGTTGTGGTCCATCATTCCCTACAGCAAGCAATTTTCAAGTAGATGGAATGATGAAAGGAGCCACTTCTGGAAAAGGAGGAATGCCACAAGGATTCGACCCACAAATGGGAGGACATCCAATGGGTGGAGGATTCGACCCAGGAATGGGAGGAATGCCACAAGGATTCGACCCACAAATGGGAGGACATCCAATGGGTGGAGGATTCGACCCAGGAATGGGAGGAATGCCACAAGGATTTGGCCCAGAAATGGGAGGATATCTAATGGGTGGAGGATTTAATCCAGGAAAAGGAGGAATGCCACAAGGATTCGACCCACAAATGGGAGGACATCCAATGGGTGGAGGATTCGACCCAGGAATGGGAGGAATGCCACAAGGATTCGACCCACAAATGGGAGGACATCCAATGGGTGGAGGATTCGACCCAGGAATGGGAGGAATGCCACAAGGATTTGGCCCAGAAATGGGAGGACATCCAATGGGTGGAGGATTTAATCCAGGAATGGGAGGAATGCCACAAGGATTTGGCCCAGAAATGGGAGGACATCCTATGAGTGGAGGGTTTAATCCAGGAATGGGAGGAATGCCACAAGGGTTTGGTCCAGAAATGGGAGGACATCCAATGGGTGGAGGTTTTAATCCAGGAATGGGAGGAATGCCGCAAGGGTTTGGCCCAGAAATGGGAGGACACCCAATGGGTGGAGGATTTAATCCAGGAATGGATATGAGAGGAGTGCCACAAGGATTTGGCTTAGAATTAGGAGGCTATCCGATGGCGGGAGGATTCACTTCAGGAATGGAAATGGGAGGACATCCGATAGGATATCAACCATCTATAAATCAATCTCCGTATCCTCAAGATGCTGTTGGAAATACGCCAATCTCATATACAACGGAAAATTATGGTGCAGATCAAGAAGCGCCATCATATGAAGGTAGTAGTATGGCGCAGCCAGTTTCTACAGACGTGACATCACCTGTATATGGACCGGGAGGGAATGCTCCAGTATTCACACCGCCTTATAATCCTACTATTGGGCAGCCGCCATTTATGAATCCATATGGCATGAATCAAGGTACTCCATTTGGAATGCCAAGATACCAAGAGGATGAAAGCAGTGATCTATGA
- the ruvA gene encoding Holliday junction branch migration protein RuvA has translation MYEYIKGNVEFVGPEYIVVENNEIGYQIKTPNPFSFSAFSGSKITVYTYHYVREDNISLYGFRSQDEKALFTKLLNVSGIGPKGALAILASGEPSQVISAIEAEDEVFLVKFPGVGKKTARQMILDLKGKLAEFMPDFSPDLFTVDKHVAKAESDSAMDEAMLALTALGYSEKEVKKIIPHLKKEQLTTDGYIKLALKLLLKR, from the coding sequence TTGTACGAATATATAAAAGGGAATGTAGAATTTGTTGGACCAGAATACATCGTAGTGGAGAATAATGAGATTGGTTATCAGATTAAAACACCTAATCCATTTTCGTTTTCTGCTTTTTCAGGTAGTAAGATTACTGTATATACATACCATTATGTTAGAGAAGATAATATTAGCTTATACGGTTTTCGTTCGCAAGATGAAAAAGCTTTATTTACAAAGCTCCTTAACGTTTCAGGAATTGGTCCTAAGGGAGCATTGGCTATACTTGCATCTGGAGAACCGAGCCAAGTAATATCCGCCATTGAAGCGGAAGATGAAGTATTCCTTGTGAAGTTCCCTGGTGTTGGCAAGAAAACAGCAAGACAAATGATTTTGGATTTGAAAGGAAAATTAGCAGAGTTTATGCCAGATTTCTCTCCGGATCTATTTACAGTAGATAAGCATGTAGCGAAAGCAGAAAGTGATTCAGCAATGGATGAAGCGATGCTTGCTTTAACTGCACTTGGATATTCGGAGAAAGAAGTCAAAAAAATTATCCCACATTTAAAGAAGGAACAGTTAACAACAGATGGTTATATCAAACTGGCATTAAAGCTTCTTTTAAAAAGATAA
- a CDS encoding NAD-dependent epimerase/dehydratase family protein has product MVRVLIVGGQENKIRYALMQELSNKQIYHIVADQANDNSILTSLVQHQVHTFLNTMELAGLMAKYQIDCVIDLSNEPIISNKMKDSFEQSEKNIGRTIEVLEACVEAKVEKIIFPSTIAVYGDLEGVITEDMTLQPVLFEGLSKKIVEKYIQNYHTLYGLSYTILRFPILYGEYSFHNQNDNIVETTIKNVLENRPSNCFKDGEHKKHFLYISDAVRAFVSSLNKGGNEIFNICPMEKYSMKEVVSIIQSSIKEDSLPHKGLKEGEKSRISIKKAQVHLGWQAQVPFLKGIRLAIDNIKIGTKKEK; this is encoded by the coding sequence ATGGTGAGAGTGCTAATCGTAGGTGGACAAGAGAATAAAATTAGATATGCTCTAATGCAAGAACTTTCAAACAAGCAAATTTATCATATAGTAGCTGATCAAGCAAATGATAATAGTATCCTTACCTCTCTAGTTCAGCATCAAGTACACACTTTCTTAAACACGATGGAATTAGCAGGTTTAATGGCAAAGTATCAAATCGATTGTGTAATTGACTTATCGAATGAGCCAATTATATCAAACAAAATGAAAGACTCCTTTGAACAGTCAGAGAAGAATATTGGCCGTACGATTGAAGTACTGGAAGCATGTGTGGAAGCTAAAGTAGAAAAAATTATCTTTCCATCTACCATAGCAGTTTATGGGGACTTGGAAGGAGTGATCACAGAGGATATGACTTTACAACCAGTACTATTTGAAGGATTATCGAAGAAGATAGTGGAAAAATACATACAAAATTATCATACATTATATGGTCTTTCTTATACGATTTTAAGATTTCCTATTCTTTATGGAGAATATTCCTTCCATAATCAGAATGACAATATAGTGGAAACAACAATCAAAAATGTGCTAGAAAATCGCCCGTCTAATTGTTTTAAAGATGGAGAACATAAGAAGCATTTCCTATATATTAGTGATGCTGTTAGAGCCTTTGTTTCTAGTTTAAATAAAGGCGGGAATGAAATTTTTAATATTTGTCCAATGGAAAAATACTCGATGAAAGAAGTTGTCTCTATTATTCAGTCGTCGATAAAAGAGGATTCTCTCCCTCACAAGGGTTTGAAAGAAGGAGAGAAAAGTAGAATTTCAATAAAGAAGGCACAAGTCCATCTAGGATGGCAGGCACAAGTGCCGTTTTTAAAGGGGATTCGTTTAGCGATAGATAATATAAAAATAGGCACCAAAAAAGAAAAATGA
- a CDS encoding phosphotransferase codes for MIYDFYHRGDDTFFYRLLSLLEKKIPIQIIELNRIRNDVYLIKTKQYWIILKGYNSYQKLKVQVAFTRALKQEGFTQTYQFYDFDDEPIIIDNKVYGLIEYLPPHRDTFSYHSKRNRREALQLLEHYYSVTERLVEIYKYILPTFHLIKKFEQRLEEFRGNLLIIEQYIKKDIAEEIMEWADYSFGLIKKQMDYLDTTPNVIIHGDVAHHNFLRVKNNELYLIDFDLISIGPRIADYLQFANRILPDIGWSLQDLQKMQVYADLFKDKWFLTALIYPTDILREWNRIIRNKDVNNDFLLDQVQLLTTNQYKRRKKFYQKLQQLVGT; via the coding sequence GTGATCTATGATTTTTATCATAGAGGGGACGATACTTTTTTTTATCGTCTCCTTTCTTTATTAGAAAAAAAAATACCAATCCAAATTATCGAATTAAACAGGATTAGAAATGATGTATATCTAATAAAAACGAAGCAATATTGGATAATTTTAAAAGGGTACAATAGTTATCAAAAACTCAAGGTTCAAGTTGCTTTTACAAGAGCACTTAAACAAGAAGGTTTTACACAGACATATCAATTTTATGATTTCGATGATGAGCCAATCATTATCGATAATAAAGTGTATGGGCTGATTGAATATCTTCCCCCTCATAGAGATACTTTTTCCTATCATAGTAAGCGGAATAGAAGGGAAGCACTTCAATTATTGGAACATTATTATTCGGTTACAGAGCGACTGGTAGAAATATATAAGTATATCTTGCCAACTTTTCATTTAATAAAGAAATTTGAACAAAGGCTAGAAGAATTTCGAGGGAATTTACTAATTATTGAGCAATATATAAAAAAAGACATAGCGGAGGAAATAATGGAATGGGCTGATTATTCATTTGGTTTAATAAAAAAACAAATGGACTACTTGGACACAACCCCAAACGTAATCATACATGGGGATGTTGCTCATCATAATTTCTTACGAGTTAAGAATAATGAATTATACTTAATTGATTTTGATTTAATAAGTATTGGTCCACGAATTGCTGACTATTTACAATTTGCTAATCGCATTCTCCCTGATATAGGATGGTCTTTACAAGATTTACAAAAAATGCAAGTATATGCCGATCTTTTTAAAGATAAATGGTTTTTAACAGCTTTAATATATCCGACAGATATTTTGAGGGAATGGAATAGAATAATCAGAAATAAAGATGTAAATAATGACTTCTTGTTAGATCAAGTACAATTACTAACAACTAATCAATATAAAAGGAGGAAGAAGTTTTATCAAAAACTTCAACAACTCGTAGGAACATAA
- a CDS encoding TIGR04086 family membrane protein translates to MLYGLIAIFIMLIASSLFFSLLLRFTSIQESSLQHIITAVSFITLFAGGFISGGKGKERGWFLGGLTGFIYSIIIFLFSFLGSDQLFTIEQTIYHVCYTLICMMGGILGVNLSKNN, encoded by the coding sequence ATTTTATACGGTCTAATTGCCATTTTCATTATGTTAATAGCAAGTAGTTTGTTCTTTTCCCTTTTATTAAGATTTACATCTATTCAAGAATCATCCCTGCAACATATTATTACAGCCGTATCCTTTATAACTTTATTTGCAGGTGGTTTTATTTCTGGCGGGAAAGGAAAAGAAAGAGGTTGGTTTCTTGGGGGACTTACTGGGTTCATCTATTCCATCATCATTTTTTTATTTTCCTTTTTAGGCTCAGACCAACTATTTACGATAGAACAAACCATTTATCATGTATGTTATACCCTTATTTGTATGATGGGAGGGATATTAGGGGTAAATCTTTCCAAAAATAACTAA